A region from the Candidatus Polarisedimenticolaceae bacterium genome encodes:
- a CDS encoding glycogen/starch synthase gives MRVLLVSAELKPLARVGELAESVAALAAALRGAGHDVRCALPAWRSALDRLPPGTRATWQVQVQVRHRGAWGAATVALFESDRLAAPVIVVEHPVFDTGDPYGADVEASATRGSILARALHDGLGRDGWRPEVLHAHDLQGAPAAALTRWRPRAGGARPAVVYTPHDLTYPAEVGRPWLSEAGLPPDLDYPMGPLEFHGKVNLHKLGIEAADRITLTSPSYAAEVLVDERAAGGLEGLLVRHEDRLDGILHGVDDDNWDPEVDPALRFRYTRFDTTRRSRNKAAFREELGLDVAAPDAPLAVSLGRLDATGGIDLLLPTLDALVEDGMQIVLLGTGEPKLQAGLRAAAMRRPGRLALRFADDERLMRRALASADLLLIPARHDPSGMRAMLAQRYGAVPVVHATGGLADVVQDVGEHPTAGNGFRFEGYQQVELLRAVRRAERARADGVFWSELVRRGMDRARPWSEVASRYAAVYAKAREDAR, from the coding sequence GTGCGCGTCCTGCTCGTCTCCGCGGAGCTGAAACCCCTCGCGCGCGTGGGCGAGCTCGCCGAATCGGTTGCGGCGCTCGCGGCGGCGCTGCGCGGGGCGGGTCACGACGTGCGCTGCGCGCTTCCGGCCTGGAGGAGCGCCCTCGACCGGCTCCCTCCCGGAACGCGGGCGACCTGGCAGGTGCAGGTCCAGGTGCGCCACCGGGGGGCGTGGGGGGCCGCGACGGTCGCGTTGTTCGAGTCCGACCGGCTCGCCGCTCCGGTGATCGTGGTCGAACATCCCGTGTTCGACACCGGCGACCCGTACGGCGCCGACGTCGAGGCGTCCGCGACGCGCGGTTCGATCCTCGCTCGCGCGCTCCACGACGGACTCGGCCGCGACGGATGGCGTCCGGAGGTCCTGCACGCGCACGACCTCCAGGGAGCGCCCGCCGCGGCGCTGACGCGCTGGCGTCCGCGTGCGGGAGGCGCGCGTCCGGCGGTCGTGTACACCCCCCACGACCTGACCTACCCGGCGGAAGTCGGAAGGCCGTGGCTCTCCGAGGCCGGACTGCCGCCCGACCTCGATTACCCGATGGGACCGCTGGAGTTCCACGGAAAGGTGAACCTCCACAAGCTCGGCATCGAGGCCGCCGACCGCATCACGCTCACCTCGCCGTCCTACGCCGCGGAGGTGCTCGTGGACGAGCGGGCCGCGGGCGGGCTCGAGGGTTTGCTCGTGCGGCACGAGGATCGCCTCGACGGGATCCTGCACGGAGTCGACGACGACAACTGGGACCCCGAGGTCGATCCGGCGCTGCGATTCCGCTACACTCGCTTCGACACGACGCGGCGATCGCGCAACAAGGCGGCGTTCCGGGAGGAGCTCGGACTCGACGTTGCGGCGCCGGACGCCCCGCTGGCCGTTTCGCTCGGCCGGCTCGACGCCACGGGCGGCATCGATCTTCTCCTTCCGACACTCGACGCGTTGGTCGAGGACGGCATGCAGATCGTGCTCCTGGGGACGGGAGAGCCGAAGCTCCAGGCGGGGCTGCGGGCGGCGGCGATGCGCCGCCCGGGACGCCTCGCGCTGCGCTTCGCCGACGACGAGCGCCTCATGCGCCGCGCGCTCGCCTCGGCCGACCTGCTCCTCATTCCCGCGCGTCACGATCCGAGCGGCATGCGCGCGATGCTCGCGCAGCGGTACGGCGCGGTCCCGGTCGTGCACGCGACCGGAGGGCTCGCGGACGTGGTCCAGGACGTCGGCGAGCACCCCACCGCCGGGAACGGATTCCGGTTCGAGGGATACCAGCAGGTCGAGCTGCTGCGCGCGGTGCGCCGCGCCGAGCGCGCGCGCGCCGACGGCGTGTTCTGGTCGGAGCTGGTGCGCCGCGGCATGGATCGCGCGCGTCCGTGGAGCGAGGTCGCCTCCCGTTACGCCGCCGTCTACGCGAAGGCCCGCGAGGACGCGAGATGA
- the galT gene encoding galactose-1-phosphate uridylyltransferase codes for MSELRHDPFSKRWVIIASERSRRPEDFAFQHETTHEPKFCPFCPGNEDKTPKEIAAIRAAGGAANGPGWQVRVVPNKYPALAIEGELDRRGRGLYDRMHGVGAHEVVVESPQHHHHLGDMDPSHVESVMLMCQARLRDLLRDPRFKYVLLFKNHGAVAGASLPHPHLQLIATPVTPRAIHVELDTAREHYHLKERCIYCDALQQEIDDRERIVSIDEHFAVVAPYASRFPFELMVIPRKHCHSFPEEPKETIAAFARILRETMARLKSVLDDPPYNFVFHTAPNTVTTVRRRNYWDTLPFDFHWHLEILPRLTRVAGFEWGSGFYINPTSPEEAAAFLREASI; via the coding sequence ATGTCCGAACTCCGACACGACCCGTTCTCGAAGCGCTGGGTGATCATCGCGAGCGAGCGCAGCCGCCGCCCCGAGGATTTCGCGTTCCAGCACGAGACGACCCACGAACCGAAGTTCTGCCCCTTCTGTCCCGGCAACGAGGACAAGACTCCCAAGGAGATCGCGGCGATCCGCGCGGCCGGAGGGGCGGCGAACGGGCCCGGCTGGCAGGTGCGCGTGGTGCCGAACAAGTACCCGGCTCTCGCGATCGAGGGGGAGCTCGACCGCCGCGGGCGCGGGCTGTACGACCGGATGCACGGCGTCGGGGCGCACGAGGTCGTGGTCGAGTCGCCCCAGCACCATCATCACCTCGGGGACATGGATCCGTCGCACGTCGAGTCGGTGATGCTCATGTGCCAGGCGCGCCTGCGCGACCTGCTGCGCGACCCCCGCTTCAAATACGTCCTGCTCTTCAAGAATCACGGCGCGGTCGCCGGGGCGTCCCTCCCGCACCCCCACCTCCAGCTGATCGCCACCCCCGTGACGCCGCGCGCCATCCACGTCGAGCTCGACACCGCCCGCGAGCACTACCACCTGAAGGAGCGGTGCATCTACTGCGACGCGCTGCAGCAGGAGATCGACGACCGGGAGCGGATCGTCTCGATCGACGAGCACTTCGCGGTCGTCGCGCCCTACGCGTCGCGCTTCCCGTTCGAGCTGATGGTGATCCCGCGCAAGCACTGCCACTCGTTCCCCGAGGAGCCCAAGGAGACGATCGCCGCCTTCGCGCGGATCCTGCGCGAGACCATGGCCCGGCTGAAGTCGGTGCTCGACGACCCGCCGTACAACTTCGTCTTCCACACCGCCCCGAACACCGTCACCACGGTGCGCCGCCGCAACTACTGGGACACGCTGCCGTTCGACTTCCACTGGCACCTGGAGATCCTGCCGCGGCTCACCCGGGTCGCCGGCTTCGAGTGGGGATCGGGCTTCTACATCAACCCGACCTCCCCCGAGGAGGCCGCGGCGTTCCTTCGCGAGGCCTCGATCTAG
- a CDS encoding ATP-dependent 6-phosphofructokinase: METIGILTGGGDAPGLNAVIRACVRRSHQYGRRVLGIRKGWKGLLTKDTVELDAGHVSGILHLGGTILGTSRTNPFKNDEDAARAKENFRALGLDALVALGGEDTLGVANKLAAAGFPVVGVPKTIDNDLSGTDQTFGFDTAVMIATEAVDRLHSTAESHDRVIVCEVMGRHAGWIALHAGLAGGADHILIPERKIDLPAICAGLRRRREAGKNFGIVVVAEGATLPDGHVTKDQELDAFGHVKLGGIGEYLAKRIEKETGFETRSVALGHTQRGGTPTAFDRVLATRYGLLAAEMVERKQWGMMAAWRGGEFVAVPLAEAVKELRTVPAALYQEASRLFA, from the coding sequence ATGGAGACGATCGGCATCCTGACCGGCGGCGGCGACGCCCCGGGGCTCAACGCGGTGATCCGCGCCTGCGTGCGCCGCTCCCACCAGTACGGGCGCCGGGTGCTCGGCATCCGCAAGGGCTGGAAGGGGCTCCTCACGAAGGACACGGTCGAGCTCGATGCCGGCCACGTCAGCGGGATCCTCCACCTCGGCGGCACGATCCTCGGGACCTCGCGCACCAACCCGTTCAAGAACGACGAGGACGCCGCGCGGGCCAAGGAGAACTTCCGGGCGCTCGGGCTCGATGCGCTCGTCGCCCTCGGGGGCGAGGACACGCTGGGCGTCGCGAACAAGCTCGCGGCGGCGGGGTTCCCGGTCGTGGGGGTCCCGAAGACGATCGACAACGACCTGTCGGGGACCGACCAGACGTTCGGGTTCGACACCGCGGTGATGATCGCGACGGAGGCCGTGGATCGCCTGCACTCGACCGCGGAGAGCCACGACCGCGTGATCGTCTGCGAGGTCATGGGGCGCCACGCGGGGTGGATCGCGCTCCATGCGGGCCTCGCCGGCGGCGCAGACCACATCCTGATTCCGGAACGGAAGATCGATCTCCCGGCGATCTGCGCCGGCCTGAGGCGCCGTCGCGAGGCGGGGAAGAACTTCGGCATCGTCGTGGTCGCGGAAGGGGCGACCCTCCCCGACGGTCACGTCACCAAGGATCAGGAGCTCGACGCCTTCGGGCACGTCAAGCTCGGCGGAATCGGCGAGTACCTCGCGAAGCGGATCGAGAAGGAGACGGGATTCGAGACCCGCTCCGTCGCGCTCGGTCACACCCAGCGCGGAGGGACGCCGACGGCGTTCGACCGCGTGCTCGCGACCCGCTACGGCCTGCTCGCCGCCGAGATGGTCGAGCGGAAGCAGTGGGGGATGATGGCGGCGTGGCGCGGCGGGGAGTTCGTCGCGGTCCCGCTCGCCGAGGCCGTGAAGGAACTCCGTACCGTGCCCGCGGCGCTCTACCAGGAAGCGTCGCGGCTTTTCGCCTGA
- the add gene encoding adenosine deaminase, translated as MRPNAPRLESIPKVELHQHVDGSIPVRTTWALMKRHGLAPVATAREMRRLLQLQPAEEGSLLAYLDKFHYPMWITQFYENITRVTKDIVEEAYGHGVRLLELRYAPAIHTFGGLTPRQAIRSVLSGMNAATRKHPDLEVGLVVISMRQHGPHIAKIIARQALAEAQHLHERCGVVGFDLAGAERGNPPRLFRSAYDVARRGGLGLTVHAGEDEGPERIWEAVDELGVDRIGHGCSAVSDLALLRRLAKDKVLVECCPTSNYQTGAVRKGERHPVFTFLEHGIPVAICTDNTTVSATDQIRENGYLLEALDVKAIEALHREAARYSFLRRGGHFLKRSREAVETA; from the coding sequence GTGCGCCCCAACGCTCCCCGCCTCGAGTCGATCCCCAAGGTCGAGCTCCACCAGCACGTCGACGGCTCGATCCCCGTACGCACGACCTGGGCCCTGATGAAGCGCCACGGCCTCGCCCCGGTGGCGACGGCGAGGGAGATGCGCCGCCTGCTCCAGCTCCAGCCCGCCGAGGAGGGCTCCCTCCTCGCCTACCTCGACAAGTTCCACTACCCGATGTGGATCACCCAGTTCTACGAGAACATCACGCGGGTCACGAAGGACATCGTCGAGGAGGCTTACGGGCACGGCGTGCGCCTGCTCGAGCTGCGCTACGCCCCCGCGATCCACACCTTCGGCGGACTCACCCCTCGGCAGGCGATCCGCTCGGTGCTGTCGGGAATGAACGCAGCCACGAGGAAACACCCCGACCTCGAGGTCGGCCTCGTGGTCATCTCGATGCGCCAGCACGGGCCGCACATCGCGAAGATCATCGCCCGCCAGGCGCTCGCGGAGGCCCAACACCTGCACGAGCGGTGCGGCGTCGTCGGGTTCGACCTCGCGGGAGCCGAGCGCGGCAATCCGCCGCGGCTGTTCCGCAGCGCCTACGACGTCGCGCGGCGCGGGGGGCTCGGGCTCACCGTGCACGCCGGCGAGGACGAGGGGCCGGAGCGCATCTGGGAGGCGGTGGACGAGCTTGGCGTCGATCGGATCGGCCACGGCTGCTCCGCCGTGTCCGACCTCGCGCTGCTCCGGCGGCTTGCGAAGGACAAGGTCCTCGTCGAGTGCTGCCCGACCTCGAACTACCAGACCGGCGCGGTCCGGAAGGGCGAGCGGCACCCCGTCTTCACCTTCCTCGAGCACGGGATCCCGGTGGCGATCTGCACCGACAACACGACGGTCAGCGCGACGGACCAGATCCGCGAGAACGGTTACCTGCTCGAGGCGCTCGACGTGAAGGCGATCGAGGCGCTGCACCGCGAGGCGGCGCGTTATTCGTTCCTGCGGCGCGGCGGGCATTTCCTGAAGCGCAGCCGCGAGGCCGTGGAGACCGCCTGA
- a CDS encoding heme-binding domain-containing protein, which produces MGRKLQIAFAGLAAAFVAMQLVPVSRENPPVEEDVAAPAEVASILRRSCYDCHSHETRWPWYSRVAPVSWLVASDVRDGRRHLNLSRWNRLDGDKRAHALEEIVEVVTEGEMPIRAYLLTHPGAELTAADVETIRAWAGPAEPSEN; this is translated from the coding sequence ATGGGTCGAAAGCTCCAGATCGCGTTCGCAGGACTCGCCGCCGCCTTCGTGGCGATGCAACTGGTGCCCGTCTCCCGCGAGAACCCCCCGGTGGAAGAGGACGTCGCGGCCCCGGCCGAGGTGGCCTCGATCCTGAGACGCTCCTGTTACGACTGCCATTCGCACGAGACGCGCTGGCCGTGGTACAGCCGTGTCGCGCCGGTGTCGTGGCTCGTCGCCTCCGACGTGCGGGACGGACGGCGTCACCTGAACCTCTCGCGGTGGAACCGGCTCGACGGCGACAAGCGCGCCCATGCGCTGGAGGAGATCGTCGAGGTCGTGACCGAGGGGGAGATGCCGATCCGCGCGTATCTCCTGACGCACCCGGGGGCCGAGCTCACGGCGGCGGACGTCGAGACGATCCGGGCCTGGGCCGGACCGGCGGAGCCGTCCGAGAACTGA
- a CDS encoding DUF4440 domain-containing protein yields MHRLFAAVVLGSAAAAVAAPVEKPKILDLSPKDGTRLTPREQLGAQAKADLSAVYEGFAAAAERGDVEPYLKVRLPDYSEIAADGRTLDAGAAARALNAWMTGLKRPAKIAYGIGTVEVQQDAVTALIGRRITTREVIGGKSVEVEVVTQRLETWLRSPEGWRLRHAGVESVVQRIVAGVVVPER; encoded by the coding sequence ATGCACCGTCTGTTCGCCGCCGTCGTCCTGGGTTCCGCGGCCGCCGCCGTCGCCGCGCCCGTGGAGAAGCCCAAGATCCTCGACCTGTCCCCGAAGGACGGGACCCGGCTCACCCCGCGCGAGCAGCTCGGCGCCCAGGCCAAGGCCGACCTCTCCGCGGTCTACGAGGGTTTCGCCGCCGCGGCCGAAAGGGGCGACGTCGAGCCGTACCTGAAGGTCCGACTCCCCGACTACTCGGAGATCGCCGCCGACGGCCGGACGCTCGACGCGGGTGCCGCGGCCAGGGCGCTGAACGCGTGGATGACGGGATTGAAGCGGCCCGCCAAGATCGCCTACGGCATCGGCACGGTCGAAGTGCAGCAGGACGCGGTCACCGCGCTGATCGGCCGGCGGATCACCACGCGCGAAGTGATCGGCGGGAAGTCGGTCGAGGTGGAGGTCGTGACCCAGCGCCTCGAGACCTGGCTCCGTTCGCCGGAAGGGTGGCGCCTCCGTCACGCGGGGGTCGAGTCGGTCGTCCAGCGGATCGTCGCCGGGGTCGTCGTTCCGGAGCGTTGA
- a CDS encoding class I SAM-dependent methyltransferase, which translates to MSLLGRLHGGYVHERRTTVLRDILTPWIPPGARVLDVGCGDGLLAERIGEARPDVAIEGVEVLVRPEVRIPVRPFDGLRLPYPDGAFDAVLLVDVVHHAEEPEALLLETARVSRGVVLIKDHTREGFLAGPTLRFMDRVGNARHGVDIPGSYWPERVWRETLPRLGFEIEAWTADLPLYPAWAAWWFGRSLHFAARLAPSLSRAAASP; encoded by the coding sequence ATGAGCCTGCTCGGTCGCCTTCACGGAGGTTACGTCCACGAACGCCGCACGACGGTGCTGCGGGACATCCTGACGCCCTGGATTCCCCCCGGAGCGCGGGTCCTGGACGTGGGGTGCGGCGACGGCCTGCTCGCCGAGAGGATCGGCGAAGCCCGACCCGACGTCGCGATCGAGGGGGTGGAGGTCCTCGTTCGCCCGGAGGTGCGGATCCCCGTGAGACCGTTCGACGGCCTCCGGCTTCCGTACCCGGACGGCGCCTTCGACGCGGTCCTGCTCGTGGACGTCGTGCACCATGCGGAGGAACCGGAAGCGCTCCTGCTCGAGACGGCGCGGGTGAGTCGCGGCGTCGTCCTCATCAAGGACCATACCCGCGAGGGGTTCCTGGCCGGTCCGACGCTGCGATTCATGGACCGCGTCGGGAACGCACGGCACGGCGTGGACATCCCGGGAAGTTACTGGCCGGAGCGGGTCTGGCGGGAAACGTTGCCCCGCCTCGGTTTCGAGATCGAGGCGTGGACCGCAGACCTCCCCCTCTACCCGGCGTGGGCGGCCTGGTGGTTCGGTCGATCGCTGCACTTCGCGGCGCGGCTCGCCCCGTCCCTTTCGCGGGCGGCCGCTTCGCCGTAG
- a CDS encoding GNAT family N-acetyltransferase, which translates to MSAEVLRDGYRITTDPEAVDRDAVHAFLARSYWGQGMPRETLERAIAGSIPFSLFHGEEQVGFARVVTDRATFGYLADVYVLEAHRGRGLGRFLVETVLAHPDLQGLRRFVLVTRDAHALYAAYGFTPLRRPEGYMEIHRPDVYRGGGDRG; encoded by the coding sequence GTGAGCGCCGAAGTGCTCCGGGACGGCTATCGGATCACGACCGACCCCGAGGCGGTCGATCGCGACGCGGTGCACGCGTTCCTGGCGCGGAGTTACTGGGGGCAGGGCATGCCGCGGGAGACGCTCGAGCGGGCGATCGCCGGTTCGATCCCGTTCAGCCTGTTCCACGGTGAGGAGCAGGTCGGCTTCGCCCGCGTCGTCACCGATCGCGCGACCTTCGGCTATCTCGCCGACGTCTACGTCCTGGAGGCCCACCGGGGGCGGGGGCTCGGTCGCTTCCTCGTCGAGACCGTCCTCGCCCATCCCGACCTTCAGGGGCTGCGGCGCTTCGTCCTGGTCACCCGCGACGCGCACGCGCTCTACGCCGCCTACGGATTCACGCCGCTGCGCCGGCCGGAGGGGTACATGGAGATTCATCGGCCGGACGTCTATCGCGGCGGAGGCGATCGCGGGTAG
- a CDS encoding PhzF family phenazine biosynthesis protein has translation MNPRFVLVDVFTETRFGGNPLAVVPDARGLTDAQMQRLAREINFSESTFVLPAERGHTRRVRIFTPTREVPFAGHPNVGTAFVLAATGELGAFGDATRVVFEEQAGLVPVAIRRRGNGFFCELTAPEPLSLGSPVPAALVARALSLESSEVVVAHHPPRVASVGLPFVIAELRDRAALERARIVAEGFDAIAALGVMPDLHLYVRTGDGFDLRTRMFAPHDGVPEDPATGSANAALAGLLASLEPGEGLMRFRIAQGVEMGRPSILEATVERHAGSEPSIRIGGASVMVAEGRWTLDREGT, from the coding sequence GTGAACCCGCGCTTCGTGCTCGTCGACGTCTTCACCGAGACCCGCTTCGGCGGAAACCCGCTCGCCGTCGTTCCCGACGCCCGCGGCCTGACCGACGCGCAGATGCAGCGCCTCGCGCGCGAGATCAACTTCTCGGAGAGCACCTTCGTCCTTCCGGCGGAGCGCGGGCACACCCGCCGCGTGCGCATCTTCACGCCGACGCGGGAGGTTCCGTTCGCGGGGCACCCGAACGTCGGCACCGCCTTCGTCCTCGCCGCGACCGGGGAGCTGGGCGCGTTCGGCGACGCGACGCGCGTCGTCTTCGAGGAGCAGGCCGGACTCGTCCCCGTCGCGATCCGGCGCCGCGGGAACGGATTCTTCTGCGAGCTGACCGCTCCGGAGCCGCTCTCCCTGGGATCGCCGGTTCCGGCGGCGCTCGTCGCCCGGGCCCTCTCCCTCGAGTCCTCGGAGGTCGTCGTCGCGCACCACCCGCCGCGCGTCGCGTCGGTCGGCCTGCCGTTCGTGATCGCGGAGCTTCGCGACCGCGCCGCCCTCGAGCGTGCGCGCATCGTCGCCGAAGGCTTCGACGCGATCGCGGCGCTCGGGGTGATGCCCGACCTGCACCTCTACGTCCGCACCGGCGACGGCTTCGACCTGCGCACGCGGATGTTCGCGCCCCACGACGGCGTTCCCGAGGATCCCGCGACCGGGAGCGCCAACGCGGCGCTCGCGGGACTTCTCGCCTCGCTCGAGCCGGGGGAGGGCCTCATGCGATTCCGGATCGCCCAGGGGGTCGAGATGGGACGCCCGAGCATCCTCGAGGCGACGGTCGAGCGGCACGCGGGGTCGGAGCCGTCGATCCGCATCGGCGGTGCGAGCGTGATGGTGGCGGAGGGGCGGTGGACCCTCGATCGGGAGGGGACGTGA
- a CDS encoding DNA alkylation repair protein: MKPSADVETVIAWLKRRGTKKNRDGMARYAIPSDRAFGVSVGDLRDHAKALGRDHDLAAALWATGWYEARMLACFVDDPAAVTPAQMDRWSRDFDNWAICDHATFHLFDRTPHAFGRVKAWSRSREEFVKRAAFALLAAVALHDKRAPDAVFLEGLRLIERAANDERNFVRKGVSWALRSIGHRNRACHAAAVELSERLAASADATERWLGKDALRDLNRAAVVRRVASRA, translated from the coding sequence ATGAAACCGAGCGCCGACGTCGAAACCGTGATCGCCTGGCTGAAGCGCCGGGGGACGAAGAAGAACCGCGACGGGATGGCCCGTTACGCGATTCCGTCCGACCGCGCGTTCGGCGTGTCGGTGGGGGACCTGCGCGACCACGCGAAGGCGCTCGGCCGCGACCACGACCTCGCCGCGGCGCTCTGGGCGACGGGGTGGTACGAGGCGCGGATGCTGGCCTGTTTCGTCGACGATCCGGCGGCGGTGACCCCCGCCCAGATGGACCGATGGTCCCGGGACTTCGACAACTGGGCGATCTGCGACCACGCGACGTTTCACCTCTTCGACCGGACGCCCCACGCCTTCGGGAGGGTCAAGGCGTGGTCCCGCAGTCGGGAGGAGTTCGTGAAGCGCGCGGCGTTCGCCCTCCTGGCCGCGGTCGCCCTGCACGACAAGCGCGCCCCCGACGCCGTTTTCCTCGAGGGGCTGCGTCTGATCGAGCGTGCCGCGAACGACGAGCGGAACTTCGTCCGGAAGGGCGTGAGCTGGGCGCTGCGCTCCATCGGCCACCGCAACAGGGCGTGTCACGCGGCGGCCGTGGAGCTCTCGGAGCGTCTCGCGGCGTCGGCGGACGCGACCGAGCGGTGGCTCGGCAAGGACGCCCTGCGCGACCTGAACCGCGCCGCGGTGGTCCGGAGGGTTGCGTCCCGGGCGTAA
- a CDS encoding helix-turn-helix transcriptional regulator: MRNEIRRLRFEHDEMTQQELADRVGCTRQTILVLEQGRYVPSLVLALRIAKVFGMRVEDVFRLEESR, from the coding sequence ATCCGCAACGAGATCCGGCGGCTGCGCTTCGAGCACGACGAGATGACCCAGCAGGAGCTCGCCGACCGGGTCGGGTGCACGCGCCAGACGATCCTCGTCCTCGAGCAGGGGCGGTACGTTCCCTCGCTGGTCCTCGCGCTGCGGATCGCGAAGGTCTTCGGGATGCGCGTGGAGGACGTCTTCCGCCTCGAGGAGTCCCGATGA